From a single Nicotiana tomentosiformis chromosome 2, ASM39032v3, whole genome shotgun sequence genomic region:
- the LOC104114504 gene encoding DEAD-box ATP-dependent RNA helicase 38-like — protein MANSSSTASSTAAFVADSSSTSSSTAASTTANPRETRSWADEADEIDQAEQSEKASAEPEIGSLQIDESKRVNNSTLDDPEDSRIEAVTSGDTLYKSAKRFEDLNLSPELLKGLYVEMKFERPSKIQEISLPMILTPPYKNLIAQAHNGSGKTTCFVLGMLSRVDPKIRAPQALCICPTRELAIQNMEVLLKMGKFTGITSELAIPADAANYIPISKRPPVSAQVVIGTPGTVNKWVTARKLGMSCMKILVFDEADHMLAESGFQDDSIRIMKAIVKASADCQVLLFSATFGESVKAFVTKIVRDLFVKDYNQMFVKKEELSLDSVKQYKVQCPDELSKVMVIKDKILELGQKVGQTIIFVRTRNSASMLHTSLVDYGYEVTTIQGALKQEDRDKIIKEFKEGLTQVLISTDLLARGFDQSQVNLVVNYDLPVRHESPSEPDHEVYLHRIGRAGRFGRKGAIFNLLCDDRDNMLMSKIENHFNSQVTEIASWKSEEDFENALKKAGLL, from the exons ATGGCTAACAGTTCTAGTACCGCCAGTAGCACTGCCGCTTTCGTGGCTGACAGTTCTAGTACTTCTAGCAGCACCGCCGCTTCTACGACGGCAAACCCACGAGAAACCAGAAGCTGGGCAGACGAAGCTGACGAGATAGATCAAGCCGAGCAGTCTGAAAAAGCTAGCGCCGAGCCTGAAATCGGATCTCTACAAATTGACGAGTCCAAAAGAGTCAACAACTCCACTCTTGATGATCCAGAAGATTCCAGAATAGAAGCC gTTACATCTGGCGACACGTTGTACAAATCAGCGAAGAGATTTGAGGATTTAAACTTGTCTCCTGAGTTATTGAAAGGATTATATGTAGAGATGAAGTTTGAGCGACCTAGCAAAATTCAAGAGATTAGTTTACCCATGATTCTTACGCCGCCCTACAAGAATCTTATTGCTCAAGCTCATAATGGCTCTGGTAAAACTACTTGCTTTGTGCTTGGAATGTTGAGTCGGGTTGATCCGAAGATTCGTGCCCCTCAAGCTCTCTGTATTTGTCCAACCAGAGAATTGGCTATTCAG AATATGGAAGTGTTGTTGAAGATGGGGAAGTTCACTGGTATAACATCAGAATTAGCTATCCCAGCAGATGCAGCCAACTACATACCAATTTCAAAGCGGCCACCTGTTTCAGCACAAGTAGTAATTGGCACACCTGGAACTGTAAATAAGTGGGTGACGGCAAGGAAACTGGGCATGAGTTGCATGAAGATTCTTGTATTTGATGAAGCGGACCACATGTTGGCAGAG AGTGGTTTTCAGGACGATTCCATAAGAATAATGAAGGCAATTGTCAAAGCCAGCGCCGACTGCCAG gtGCTTCTGTTTTCTGCAACGTTTGGGGAAAGTGTCAAAGCATTTGTGACAAAAATTGTTAGAGATCTTTTCGTGAAAGATTATAACCAGATGTTTGTGAAGAAAGAAGAACTTTCGCTGGATTCAGTGAAGCAGTATAAAGTGCAGTGTCCGGATGAACTTTCAAAAGTCATGGTGATTAAAGACAAAATACTTGAACTAGGACAGAAGGTGGGGCAGACAATTATATTTGTTCGTACAAGAAACAGTGCGAGTATGCTGCATACATCATTGGTGGACTATGGCTATGAAGTGACAACAATTCAAGGGGCTCTTAAGCAAGAAGATAGAGACAAAATAatcaaggagttcaaagaaggatTGACACAAGTTCTTATATCAACTGATCTTCTTGCTCGTGGATTTGATCAATCGCAG GTTAATTTGGTGGTTAATTATGATCTCCCTGTGAGACATGAGAGTCCATCAGAGCCAGATCATGAGGTATACTTGCATCGGATTGGTAGAGCAGGGCGTTTTGGCCGCAAAG GTGCCATATTCAACTTGCTCTGCGATGACCGAGACAACATGCTGATGTCAAAGATTGAGAACCATTTCAACAGTCAAGTGACTGAG
- the LOC138904264 gene encoding uncharacterized protein — translation MTYQVSAIVHSMAPKLEDPDAFAIPCTIGSAEFAKALCDLGRQLAVIEDVLVRVDKFILPTDFVILDCEVNYEVPIILGRPFLATGKALVDVEVRELTFRVGDEKVVFHVCKSMRQPNSKEVCSSGDRYDCN, via the exons ATGACttatcaagtgagtgcaattgtgcattcaatggctcccaaGTTAGAGGATCCCGACGCTTTCGCGATTCCTTGTACCATTGGgagtgccgagtttgcaaaagctctttgtgatcttggg AGACAATTGgcagtgattgaagatgtattggttcgtgttgataaattcattcttccgacggattttgtcattcttgattgtgaggttaattatgaggtgcctattattcttggtagacctttccttgctacggggaaggctctagTTGATGTTGAAGTCAGAGAACTTACCTTCcgagttggtgatgaaaaagtggtttttcatgtgtgtaagtccatgcggcaacccaATAGCAAAGAGGTGTGTTCATCTGGTGACCGATATGATTGTAATTGA
- the LOC138904265 gene encoding uncharacterized protein translates to MCPKEGGMIVVTNDKNELIPIRTVTTWRVCMDYHGLMFGKSCHLPVELEHKAMWALKKLNLDWDATANLRVAHLNELDEFRYHAYACLSFYKEKMKNLHDKYIQNKEFKEGDFALLFNSRLRMFPEKLKSKWSGPFEVVGVTPFGALDLKNKNDEVFRVNGHRVKHYLGKVCDCHIVAVIHFK, encoded by the exons atgtgtcccaaagaagggggcatgatagtggtcaccaatgacaagaatgagttgattcccataAGAACGGTGACCacgtggagagtgtgtatggactatc ATGGATTGATGTTTGgaaaatcttgtcatcttccggtggaacttgagcacaaagcaatgtgggctttaaagaaattgaatcttgattgggatgcaactgctaacttgcgggttgcacatttgaatgaattggatgagttccggtaccatgcctaTGCATGTTTGTCCTTttacaaagagaagatgaaaaaCCTCCATGACAAATACATTCAAAACAAAGAGTTCAAAGAGGGTGATTTTgcattgttgttcaactcacggttgaggatgtttcccgaaaaattaaagtctaaatggagtggcccgttTGAAGTCGTGGGTGTGACACcatttggtgcattggacttgaagaacaaaaatgatgaggtattccgagtcaatggtcaccgggtaaaGCATTATCTGGGAAAAGTTTGTGACTGTCACAttgtggcagtgattcatttcaaataA